In Elusimicrobiota bacterium, a genomic segment contains:
- a CDS encoding FKBP-type peptidyl-prolyl cis-trans isomerase, with protein MGRRLCVPLLALCAWLPACSRSSKVARGSVVRLEYVLIVDGSVDDSNEGAEPLTLTVGSGVLPRAAEEALIGMRSGEEKSLTLSAAQAYGERDPRAVSAVPRASFGPMAKDLVKGKAVLGLKDGKAARARVERIAGPTVWLDFNHRLAGQPVYFRLKVLSLARR; from the coding sequence ATGGGCCGCCGCCTCTGCGTCCCGCTCCTGGCCCTCTGCGCTTGGCTTCCGGCCTGCTCCCGCTCGTCCAAAGTCGCCCGGGGCAGCGTGGTGCGCCTGGAGTACGTTTTGATCGTGGATGGGAGCGTCGACGACAGCAACGAGGGGGCGGAGCCTTTGACTTTGACCGTGGGCTCGGGCGTGCTGCCCCGCGCGGCCGAGGAGGCCCTGATCGGCATGCGGTCGGGGGAAGAGAAATCGCTGACCTTGTCCGCGGCCCAGGCCTACGGCGAGCGTGACCCGCGGGCCGTGTCGGCCGTGCCGCGGGCTTCCTTCGGGCCCATGGCCAAGGACCTGGTCAAGGGGAAGGCGGTCTTGGGCCTCAAGGACGGCAAGGCGGCCCGGGCGCGCGTGGAGCGCATCGCCGGCCCGACCGTGTGGCTGGATTTCAACCACCGCCTGGCCGGCCAGCCAGTCTATTTCCGGCTCAAGGTCCTGTCCTTGGCGCGGCGCTAG
- a CDS encoding HEAT repeat domain-containing protein, producing MTPHRPRPSLPVLLAVLYVGAAASAAPAAGRQDRRLSAAQAQQLAQGMTRQLAELGRREEAARERFVWACLPMASVAAALDHWAWDSPKKRAAQAKALAEVRRVSEDYHKVEDPLVLDMALISRRLQRYKETGVLSFEAADVAEVQKALFGPWTSPPPSAPLPLELAALAKYLDRWSLERPPRGILPAPASAARRPATAPPRPRIAPDAGKARPETDPVPALIEQLFSPQPRQRALAADELGTLGAAAAPAVYALKAALLDFDPRVRASAVLALGGVPGARPDTVAAIRRALRDKDEDVRYSARRALERLERLQGPPSAAPRTGP from the coding sequence TTGACTCCTCATCGGCCCCGTCCCTCCCTCCCCGTTCTTCTGGCGGTCCTATACGTCGGCGCGGCGGCCAGCGCCGCGCCGGCCGCCGGCCGGCAGGACCGGCGCCTGTCCGCGGCCCAGGCCCAGCAGCTGGCCCAGGGGATGACGCGGCAGCTCGCTGAGCTCGGCCGGCGGGAGGAAGCGGCCCGGGAGAGGTTCGTGTGGGCCTGCCTCCCGATGGCCAGCGTCGCCGCCGCGCTCGACCACTGGGCCTGGGACAGCCCGAAGAAGAGGGCGGCGCAAGCCAAGGCGCTGGCCGAGGTCAGGCGCGTCTCCGAGGATTATCACAAAGTCGAGGACCCCCTCGTCCTCGACATGGCGCTCATCTCGCGTCGGCTGCAGCGCTACAAGGAAACCGGCGTCTTGTCGTTCGAGGCAGCGGACGTCGCGGAGGTCCAGAAGGCCCTCTTCGGCCCCTGGACCTCGCCGCCTCCCTCCGCGCCGCTGCCGCTGGAACTCGCGGCCCTGGCCAAGTACCTGGATCGATGGTCGCTGGAGCGGCCGCCGCGCGGCATCCTTCCTGCCCCTGCCTCAGCTGCCCGCCGACCAGCCACCGCTCCGCCGCGCCCCCGGATCGCGCCCGACGCCGGGAAGGCCAGGCCCGAGACCGACCCGGTCCCGGCGCTCATCGAGCAGCTCTTCTCGCCGCAGCCGCGCCAGCGCGCGCTCGCGGCCGACGAGCTGGGGACGCTCGGCGCGGCCGCGGCCCCGGCCGTCTACGCGCTCAAAGCCGCGCTCCTCGACTTCGACCCGCGCGTGCGCGCCAGCGCCGTGCTCGCCCTGGGCGGGGTCCCGGGCGCGAGGCCGGACACCGTCGCCGCCATCAGACGAGCCCTGCGCGACAAGGACGAAGACGTCCGCTACAGCGCACGCCGCGCGCTTGAGCGCCTAGAGCGGCTGCAGGGCCCGCCTAGCGCCGCGCCAAGGACAGGACCTTGA